One region of Carya illinoinensis cultivar Pawnee chromosome 8, C.illinoinensisPawnee_v1, whole genome shotgun sequence genomic DNA includes:
- the LOC122318796 gene encoding dehydrogenase/reductase SDR family member 7 isoform X2, which produces MGMLLSFFFVSLFLSLFLLYKLVTSDGDFTLMSKRHAKREEIEDKVVWITGASRGIGKTLAKQLARLGAKLILSARNEAELEQVKKQLMGKHAPDEVKILPFDLTSGEDSLKEVVEKADSLFPGTGVDYMIHNAAFERPKTSALDATEESLKATFTVNVLGTISLTRLLLPFMLKRGRGHFVVMSSAAGKTPAPGQAVYSASKFALNGYFHSLRSELFQKGIKVTIVCPGPIDTSNDSDVEASVKKGSSEKRVSSERCAELTIIAATHGLKEVWISYQIGANRVEAAAHKGNTYSLGLLFGKKKTA; this is translated from the exons ATGGGCATgttgctttccttcttcttcgtttctctctttctctctctcttcctgttATATAAACTCGTCACGTCGGATG GGGATTTCACTTTGATGTCGAAAAGACATGCGAAGCGCGAAGAAATTGAAGACAAG GTTGTCTGGATTACTGGAGCTAGCCGCGGAATCG GGAAAACTCTTGCTAAACAACTTGCAAGATTAGGTGCCAAGCTTATTCTTTCTGCACGAAATGAGGCTGAATTGGAGCAAGTCAAGAAGCAGCTCATGG GTAAACATGCACCAGATGAAGTGAAGATTTTACCATTTGATTTGACATCTGGGGAAGATTCTCTCAAAGAGGTTGTAGAGAAAGCTGATTCCCTTTTTCCGGGCACTGGCGTTGACTATATGATCCATAATGCAGCTTTTGAGCGTCCT AAAACGTCCGCATTGGATGCTACTGAGGAAAGCCTTAAG GCAACATTCACTGTAAATGTTCTGGGGACAATATCGCTCACACGGCTCCTGTTGCCTTTCATGCTAAAGCGGGGGAGGGGTCATTTTGTTGTG ATGAGCAGTGCTGCGGGGAAAACACCTGCACCAGGTCAGGCTGTGTACTCTGCCTCTAAATTTGCTCTAAATGGATACTTTCACAGCTTGCGCTCTGAG CTCTTCCAAAAAGGAATCAAGGTGACTATTGTATGTCCTGGGCCAATTGATACATCAAATGATTCTGACGTAGAAGCCTCAGTAAAGAAGGGTTCCTCTGAG AAGCGTGTGTCATCAGAACGATGTGCTGAGCTCACTATCATTGCTGCCACCCATGGTCTAAAGGAAGTTTGGATATCATATCAG ATTGGTGCGAATCGAGTAGAAGCTGCTGCACATAAGGGAAACACATATTCATTGGGCCTACTCTTTGGGAAAAAGAAGACAGCATAG
- the LOC122318796 gene encoding dehydrogenase/reductase SDR family member 7 isoform X1 → MGMLLSFFFVSLFLSLFLLYKLVTSDGDFTLMSKRHAKREEIEDKVVWITGASRGIGKTLAKQLARLGAKLILSARNEAELEQVKKQLMGKHAPDEVKILPFDLTSGEDSLKEVVEKADSLFPGTGVDYMIHNAAFERPKTSALDATEESLKATFTVNVLGTISLTRLLLPFMLKRGRGHFVVMSSAAGKTPAPGQAVYSASKFALNGYFHSLRSELFQKGIKVTIVCPGPIDTSNDSDVEASVKKGSSEKRVSSERCAELTIIAATHGLKEVWISYQPVLAVMYMVQYMPTVGYWLMDKIGANRVEAAAHKGNTYSLGLLFGKKKTA, encoded by the exons ATGGGCATgttgctttccttcttcttcgtttctctctttctctctctcttcctgttATATAAACTCGTCACGTCGGATG GGGATTTCACTTTGATGTCGAAAAGACATGCGAAGCGCGAAGAAATTGAAGACAAG GTTGTCTGGATTACTGGAGCTAGCCGCGGAATCG GGAAAACTCTTGCTAAACAACTTGCAAGATTAGGTGCCAAGCTTATTCTTTCTGCACGAAATGAGGCTGAATTGGAGCAAGTCAAGAAGCAGCTCATGG GTAAACATGCACCAGATGAAGTGAAGATTTTACCATTTGATTTGACATCTGGGGAAGATTCTCTCAAAGAGGTTGTAGAGAAAGCTGATTCCCTTTTTCCGGGCACTGGCGTTGACTATATGATCCATAATGCAGCTTTTGAGCGTCCT AAAACGTCCGCATTGGATGCTACTGAGGAAAGCCTTAAG GCAACATTCACTGTAAATGTTCTGGGGACAATATCGCTCACACGGCTCCTGTTGCCTTTCATGCTAAAGCGGGGGAGGGGTCATTTTGTTGTG ATGAGCAGTGCTGCGGGGAAAACACCTGCACCAGGTCAGGCTGTGTACTCTGCCTCTAAATTTGCTCTAAATGGATACTTTCACAGCTTGCGCTCTGAG CTCTTCCAAAAAGGAATCAAGGTGACTATTGTATGTCCTGGGCCAATTGATACATCAAATGATTCTGACGTAGAAGCCTCAGTAAAGAAGGGTTCCTCTGAG AAGCGTGTGTCATCAGAACGATGTGCTGAGCTCACTATCATTGCTGCCACCCATGGTCTAAAGGAAGTTTGGATATCATATCAG CCTGTGCTTGCTGTTATGTATATGGTGCAGTACATGCCAACTGTTGGCTATTGGCTCATGGACAAG ATTGGTGCGAATCGAGTAGAAGCTGCTGCACATAAGGGAAACACATATTCATTGGGCCTACTCTTTGGGAAAAAGAAGACAGCATAG
- the LOC122274484 gene encoding protein FAR1-RELATED SEQUENCE 12-like, which translates to MNVFFYGYVHAKTNLKEFVNQFDNALRKKIENEISSEFQSFSVTIPCISRSPIEKRFQQLYTNAKFREVQEQVMGLVDMDPSLLRRDGVKKTYLVEDEVLVEEFTKHVTYYVDFNEEDCDVKCSSGSKEHTENATAKLYSMIELYGDTQEPPSIPKPAFNVGGTSKNKTDVASEKKVLSPRVVRKKGRPPSLRRASKMEQDMRKFKQRTNKATVKGKCKERDGSPLPTQNTCRNLFGLSEIAINEVENVQEYWPY; encoded by the exons atgaatgtatttttttacgGATATGTTCATGCGAAgacaaacttgaaagagtttgtcAACCAATTTGACAATGCCTTGAGAAAGAAAATCGAGAATGAAATCAGCTCGGAGTTCCAATCTTTTAGCGTTACAATTCCATGCATATCTAGATCTCCAATCGAAAAGAGATTCCAACAGTTGTACACGAACGCAAAATTTAGAGAAGTGCAGGAGCAAGTTATGGGTCTAGTCGATATGGACCCATCTCTACTTAGACGAGATGGTGTGAAGAAGACCTATctggtagaagatgaagttctAGTTGAGGAGTTCACTAAACATGTTACATATTACGTGGACTTTAATGAGGAAGACTGCGATGTTAAGTGTTCTT CGGGTTCAAAAGAACATACTGAAAATGCAACAGCAAAGTTGTATTCAATGATTGAGTTATATGGTGACACCCAAGAACCCCCTTCAATTCCCAAACCGGCTTTTAATGTTGGTGGTACATCAAAGAACAAAACTGACGTAGCAAGTGAAAAAAAAGTACTCAGTCCACGAGTTGTGCGCAAAAAAGGCAGACCCCCATCTCTGAGAAGAGCGTCCAAGATGGAGCAAGACATGCGCAAATTTAAACAAAGGACTAATAAAGCAACTGTAAAGGGAAAATGTAAAGAG CGAGATGGAAGCCCACTGCCAACCCAAAACACGTGTAGAAATTTATTTGGGCTATCAGAGATAGCTATTAATGAAGTTGAAAATGTCCAG GAGTATTGGCCATATTAG
- the LOC122274485 gene encoding protein FAR1-RELATED SEQUENCE 5-like yields the protein MNVAKPCPTRKTDCKAVINALKVQGKMRLTTIHNTHNHGLSPQKSQFFRCNREVSEAIKRILDTNNLAGIRMNKSFRSLVVGAGGFQNLPFLEKDCRNYIGKARHLRIGVGDAGALQDYFSRMQYKNPRFFALMDLDDDGRLKNVFWVDPHSRVTYQDFGDMVTFDTTYLTNIYGMPFAPFVGVNHYGQSILFRAGLISSEDTETFTWLFQTWLECMDGIASPAIITDQDRAMKNAISIVFPKGRHRFCLWHILKKVSEKLGSHRVYKSGLKTQLMKCVYDSQTIEEFEKSWE from the coding sequence ATGAATGTTGCCAAACCATGCCCGACACGAAAAACTGACTGTAAGGCTGTGATTAATGCCTTAAAAGTCCAGGGAAAGATGCGGTTGACCACAATCCATAATACCCACAATCATGGGTTGAGTCCACAGAAATCCCAGTTCTTCCGATGTAATCGCGAAGTTAGTGAGGCCATAAAAAGAATACTAGATACTAACAACCTGGCTGGCATTCGAATGAACAAGAGCTTCAGATCTCTTGTTGTTGGTGCGGGAGGATTTCAGAACCTCCCATTTTTGGAAAAAGATTGTCGTAACTACATCGGCAAGGCAAGACATTTACGAATTGGAGTAGGTGATGCTGGAGCACTTCAAGACTATTTTTCCAGGATGCAATACAAGAATCCTAGATTCTTTGCcttgatggatttagatgatGATGGGAGGTTGAAGAATGTATTTTGGGTAGATCCACACAGTAGGGTAACTTATCAAGATTTTGGTGATATGGTAACATTTGACACCACGTACCTAACAAACATATATGGAATGCCCTTTGCACcctttgttggtgtaaaccattATGGGCAATCGATTCTCTTCAGAGCAGGGTTAATTTCTAGTGAGGACACAGAGACTTTTACATGGTTATTTCAGACCTGGCTAGAGTGTATGGATGGCATAGCCTCGCCAGCTATTATTACTGACCAGGATagagcaatgaaaaatgcaatttctATTGTATTTCCAAAAGGCAGACATAGATTTTGCCTGTGGCATATTCTGAAAAAAGTCTCCGAAAAGCTTGGTTCCCATCGTGTCTACAAAAGTGGCTTGAAAACTCAGctgatgaaatgtgtgtatgacagtcaaaccattGAAGAGTTTGAGAAATCTTGGGAATAG